The window CCTTTGGCTCTCGCTTCATCACGTGTAGCAGGGTTCCTTAACCTTTGGATTCTCTACTGTctttgtccatgcgagaaggggaGACCCTGAAAGCCTACTCGGACAAATACTAGGAGATGTACAACGAGATAGAGGGTAACTTTGATGATGTCACCATCAGTACCTTCAAGAGCAGTCTCCCAGCCGAGCATGGTTTAAGAAAGTCCTTAACAGGAAAGCCTGTCACTAGCTTGCGTTAGCTCATGGACCAGAtcgacaagtataaaagggttgaAGAAGACTAGCAATTGGGCAAGGGTAAAGCAAAGATTATCCCTCAGGAGAAGAATGACTTCAGATCGGACCGATTTAATAACAGTAATCGACCGAGGAGAGGCTTTGCAGGGCAATCCAGATCTGCCTATGTGTAGACAGTCAATGCTGTGTTCTGAGATCCAGTACATCAAGTtctggagaagatcaagaacgagctattcttcaaatggccaaataagatggcaGGAGATCCCATGAAGCGtaaccaaaacttgtattgccaataccaccaagAACCGGGGCACACCACCTAGAACTGCAGGAACTTAAGGAACCATTTAGACTAATTGGTCCGAAAGGGAAAATTAAGGCATCTCCTACATCATTCCAGTGGTTAACAAGGACAGGCGAATCCGGAGTCCTGGAGAGACACCTCCTTAAGACCTTCTATAGGCatgataaatgtcattcttatTGCTCCGAGAAAGACCGGCTCTTGTCTTTCCAGAGTAATGTCTGTGGCTCGGCTATCCACTGAGGACGACGATCGGGAGTCCAAAAAGGCCTATAAGGAAGCCTCACCGATGCTGGGCTTCTCGGACGAAGATAAGATCGGAACCATCCAACCCCATAACGATGCTCTGATAGTCACACTCAGAATTGGAGGATATGATGTGAAGAAAGTGCTAGTAGATCAGGGCAGTGCTGTGGAAGTAATGTATCTCAACctgtacaaggggctgaacttaaAACCCGAGGACCTAACGACGTACGATTCCCCTCTAGTAAGTTTCGAGGGAAAGACCGTTACTCTAAGAGGCCAGATTAGACTGCCCATACAAATTGGTTCGGACGTAGTGGAGGTGGATTTCATTGTAGTTGACGTTTATTCACCCTACATAGCTATTGTGGCTAGACCATGGCTTCATGCCCTAGGAGCTGTCTCTTCTACCCTGCACCAGAAGGTGAAGTACTCGTCGGAGGGCCAAGTTAAAGATATTGTAGGGAATCAGACTATGACCAGATAGTGCATGATGGCCGCCATCTCACGCCAACCCAATGCTGAGTCATCGACCTCTATTGAAaggggcttatagcaatcagTCACCTCGGCATTACCCAGTAATGGAGCAACCGAAGAGGTAAAATGCGAGGATCTAGAAAAGGTAGTTGTTGACGGTGATCcagatattttttttcaagtcgGCTTGGAACTACCTCCCCAAGAGAGAGAAGAGCTAATTGGGTTTCTTAGAGAAAATGTGGACGtatttgcatgggacgcctacgtgGCCCCAGGGGATGATCCGAGCTTCATTTGCCACCACCTAAACGTTAACCCATCCGTTACTCCCAAGAAGCAACCATCTTGGCGCTCATTGAAGGAGCATGTTAACGCTGTTAAGGACGAGGTGTCGAAGTTTAAAAAAGCAgaggctatcaaggaagttttttactctgagtggttggccaataccgtagtaaaagaagaagagcagaAAATGACGAGTCTGTGTAGACTTCACGAATCTGAATAAAGCCTGCCTAAAAGATCCGTTCCCTATGTCTCGGATAGATTAGTTGGTAGATGCGACCGcgggccatcctcggatgaacttcttagatgcctttcaaggataccatcagATACCACTGGCCGTAGACGACCAAGAAAAGATAGCTTTTGTCACTCCTAttggaaactaccattacaaggtgatgtcttttggtttgaaaaacaacGGGTCCACCTACCAGAGAATGATGATCAAAATTTTTGAGCCGCAACTGGGCAAGagcattgaagtctatatagatgacatggtggtaaagagtaaggTGATGTCTGAGCACGTGAGAGACCTCGGGGACATCTTTGAAATTCTAAGGAGACACAAGTTGCGTCTTAACACATCCAAATGTTCGTTTGGGGTAGGATCGGGAAAATTCTTGAGCTATATGGTGACCCACAAGGGGATCGAGGTCAGTCTCAATCAAATCAGGGCTGTTAATAGCTTATAGCTGCCTCGGAATCCTAAGGAGGTCTAAAGGCTTACCGGCATGATTGCTGCCTTAAATCGTTTTATTTCTCGGCCGGCAAACAGATGCAGACCCTTCTTCCTCTTGATGaataaatggaagggatttgagtggaccgAGGAATGTGTTTTGGCCTTCCAACGACTTAAAGAATATCTATCTCAGCCACCAATTATGTCCAGTCTCGAGGCCGATGAAGTCTTGTTCGCCTACATCGCTGTGACCCCTCATGTAGCAAGCCTAGTGCTAATACGAGTGGACAACGGCGTACAACGACCAGTTTATTACGTGATTAAATCATTGCATGAAGTTGAGATTCGTTATTTACCACTAGAAAAGGCCAGCCTAGCGGTGGTTCAAGCTAcacgaaagcttccccattacttcTAGGCACACACAGTTATCATTCTAACCCAGCTTTCGCTCAGGTCCATACTTCGGAGTGCTGATTATATAGGGAGAGTTTCTAAGTGGGGAATGATTCTAGaggcttttgacatcaagtacatgcccCGTACCTCCGTCAAGGGCCAAGTCCTCGCAGATTTGGTAGCTGAATTCGCTGAACCCTTGTTAGAAGAAGCAGAGGTGCaagacatggatgaaaaatcagttgGCGCAATCTCTCTACAAGGGCCCACATGTTGGAAAGTATATGTTGATGGCGCAGCGAACCAAAGGGGCTTCGGAGTGGGGCTAGTCCTGATTTCCCTTGAAAGGATTACCATTGAAAAATTGCTAAGATTGGGTTTCTCGGCCACAAATAATGAAGCTGAATATAAAGCCTTATTGGAGGGGATGTCCATGGTTCAGAAACTTGGCGAAATAGCAGTAAAcatgttctcggactcaagactgGTCGTTGGCCAAGTGAATGGGGAATTAGAAGCAAGAGACGAAAGAATGCAGGGATACTTAGACCAAGTTAAGTACCTACAGTCacgttttgatttttttagctTACTACATATCCCTAAAAGTGGAAACACACATGCTGACTCCCCTAAAGggttacatcaataatatattatagtgtaaTACAAATCTTGtgttacaataaattataacatgtgtatatatagtagactaaaccctagactaataaacttctagtacaagtaggagacttggcttgtacacaaagtagaattaggcttgggcctatgctaatggactaatatatctttaacaccccctctcaaactcaagatggaagtttgataaatcttgagatttgataacgttaagaagatcccttgaatgaagtttggctctgtgacgATAGTTTAAGGAAGACAACTATCTTGtagtgttgatgcgacttcCAACAATGGCTTGACTATACCGAAGAGCTTTGACGACAGTagtaggaagccaaagaagatgaacgcaACGAAGAAAAACACCGAGGAAGGCAAAaattgctcttaaatataccgtAAGGATAGAAAACCATAGCCACAggaaggtggctctgataccatgttaaatattagcattcatacaccatgttgaatatgctagtatagatgcggaagcaaaaacataaagtataaaacacaataacacacgagggtTACATGGTTCAGCCTaatggcctacatccacggaggaaaccttAAAGggttacatcaataatatattatagtgtaatacaaatcctgtgttacaatgaattataacatgtgtatatatagtagactaaaccctagactaataagCTTCTAGTATAAGTAGGAGATTTGGCTTGTACACaaagtagattaggcttgggcctatgctaatgggctaatatatctttaacagTTTCCATTGCTAGGTGCACCCATCAAGCATCAATGCCCAAGTTGAGCATGATTTGCCAAAGAAAACTCATTCAACCTGATCATAGGCTTTACGAATATCCAATTTAATAGCCATATGCCATTTCTTCCCTGTTCTTTTATTCCTCATCCTGT of the Quercus robur chromosome 10, dhQueRobu3.1, whole genome shotgun sequence genome contains:
- the LOC126704159 gene encoding uncharacterized protein LOC126704159, producing the protein MSVARLSTEDDDRESKKAYKEASPMLGFSDEDKIGTIQPHNDALIVTLRIGGYDVKKVLVDQGSAVEVMYLNLYKGLNLKPEDLTTYDSPLVSFEGKTVTLRGQIRLPIQIGSDVVEVDFIVVDVYSPYIAIVARPWLHALGAVSSTLHQKVKYSSEGQVKDIVGNQTMTR